A genomic segment from Nonomuraea helvata encodes:
- a CDS encoding S8 family peptidase, with the protein MSKFHARLSAVLSGSALVLTAVVVPPHQAASAATGPAETQQARVTLTLITGDVVEYAPSQGSIPSIAIKPAPRPDGADVTFATLPSKDGGYLVLPSDAASMVAAGTLDEELFDVETLAREQRVEAIPLLVTYQGDPAPSALASAARTLAAGENVRVLDSVNGAAITVRAERADDFWTGLRTGNKLSGGGISKIWLDRKTKASLDKSVPLIGAPAAWERGFDGKGVKVAVLDTGIDAAHPDFAGRIIASENFSDSASTADRIGHGTHVASTIAGAGPTYKGVAPAASLMVGKVLSDNGLGDWSWAIAGMEWAASQGADVVNMSLGSCCGNGTDPMSQSLNELTKKYGTLFVTAAGNESDPLTVSVPAAADEALAVGAVDKETGTTLAGFSSKGPRLDDAAVKPNIVAPGVDIVAARSADSSLPGIPGNDKYTAFSGTSMATPHVAGAAAILAQQHPGWQAGELRDALTSTARRNDGHNWFEQGSGLVDVARATAQSVFASSVVDFRLLGKPATRQVTYRNIGAAPVTLAVSLVTRGWSGKPAPDNAIKLGARSVTVPANGTATVSLTVAPSAGPIGAYGGWVTATSGTSDVRLVTPFSYYTGPATHRLGVSLVNSYGTKEFFPGYQAEPLVYAIPLKRTNSPEDPFNPYGYYYLHTDYSGNGEFYLPAGEYEVIGVANESRISNRTSWVIENVRLDGDKTVTLDARKTAPIRPETPKALDGGGSAYYVRTFTDRTQPVSLYGAVLGGQQLYVSPASSVKAGKVRLSHQWNLESPVLTSATAGALTLHPAYDMEAMRRLTSAATYPLISVGRGRPEDFSGVDVSGKVVLVGIPVEGSYVNASVAMDDAGREASMRGAAGVIGFLDVDGGRARVPLGPSMRLGLSAAEGRAVRSALAAGPVSLRLEPYAGPASVYHLRFDSRGRVPSRPERVGMKDLVRINTAYHADNPDTSGWEYGESTAGEEPGRLTYGGSLPMPVTRTEYFGPFSDDVVWSRTITNSGLVLHSDDRFTGDDRRVSEEWFKAPLVPAAADVPSGYPVSVPCSLCRDSDRFVPFEQWVDSDPRHYTDLSHVTSEPRLSVGGQEVAAQGWRPRYFTVPGSGGAYRVEAVDTPGRALSRTVSTTSQFTSSPPPSSGAPRGYSCSFGAGCAFQPAVQLRYDLPLDLLNRAPAGQTFAFDLRAGAHSAVRRAPVVNRVRVEYSVDDGATWHDATRVKKRGDGRFRVEVAHPALAQTGGFVSLRVTASDTAGGSTTQTIDRAYALR; encoded by the coding sequence TTGTCCAAATTTCACGCGCGGTTATCGGCGGTGTTATCGGGCTCCGCGCTCGTGCTCACCGCCGTTGTCGTGCCGCCCCACCAGGCGGCATCCGCGGCCACCGGGCCCGCTGAGACCCAGCAGGCACGTGTCACCCTCACCCTCATCACCGGCGACGTCGTCGAGTACGCGCCGTCCCAGGGGAGCATCCCCTCCATAGCCATCAAGCCGGCGCCCAGGCCGGACGGCGCCGACGTCACGTTCGCCACGCTGCCCAGCAAGGACGGCGGCTACCTCGTCCTGCCCTCCGACGCGGCCTCCATGGTCGCCGCGGGGACCCTGGACGAGGAGCTGTTCGACGTCGAGACCCTGGCACGGGAGCAGCGCGTCGAGGCGATCCCGCTGCTCGTCACCTACCAGGGCGACCCGGCTCCGTCCGCGCTGGCGAGCGCGGCCAGGACCCTGGCGGCCGGCGAGAACGTGCGGGTGCTCGACAGCGTCAACGGCGCGGCGATCACGGTACGCGCCGAGCGGGCGGACGACTTCTGGACCGGACTCCGTACCGGCAACAAGCTGAGCGGCGGCGGGATCTCCAAGATCTGGCTGGATCGCAAGACGAAGGCGTCGCTCGACAAGAGCGTGCCGCTCATCGGCGCGCCCGCCGCATGGGAGCGCGGGTTCGACGGCAAGGGGGTCAAGGTCGCCGTTCTCGACACCGGGATCGACGCCGCCCACCCGGACTTCGCCGGACGGATCATCGCCAGCGAGAACTTCTCCGACTCGGCGAGCACTGCCGACAGAATCGGGCACGGCACGCATGTCGCCTCGACGATCGCGGGCGCGGGACCGACGTACAAGGGGGTCGCGCCGGCCGCGTCCCTGATGGTCGGCAAGGTGCTCTCGGACAACGGCCTCGGCGACTGGTCGTGGGCCATCGCCGGCATGGAGTGGGCCGCCTCGCAGGGCGCCGACGTGGTGAACATGAGCCTGGGCTCCTGCTGCGGCAACGGCACCGATCCGATGAGTCAATCGCTGAACGAGCTCACGAAGAAGTACGGGACGCTGTTCGTGACGGCGGCGGGCAACGAGTCGGACCCGCTCACGGTGAGCGTGCCCGCGGCGGCCGACGAGGCGCTGGCCGTGGGCGCGGTGGACAAGGAGACGGGCACGACGCTGGCCGGCTTCTCCAGCAAGGGCCCCCGGCTGGACGACGCCGCGGTCAAGCCGAACATCGTCGCTCCCGGCGTGGACATCGTCGCCGCCCGCTCGGCCGACTCCTCGCTGCCCGGCATCCCGGGCAACGACAAATACACGGCGTTCAGCGGCACCTCCATGGCGACCCCGCACGTGGCGGGAGCGGCGGCGATCCTGGCCCAGCAGCACCCCGGCTGGCAGGCCGGCGAGCTCCGCGACGCGCTGACCTCGACGGCGCGGCGCAACGACGGGCACAACTGGTTCGAGCAGGGCAGCGGCCTGGTGGACGTGGCCCGCGCGACCGCCCAGAGCGTGTTCGCCAGCTCCGTGGTCGACTTCCGGCTCCTCGGCAAGCCCGCCACGAGGCAGGTCACCTACCGGAACATCGGCGCAGCACCGGTCACACTGGCCGTCTCGCTCGTCACCCGCGGCTGGAGCGGCAAGCCCGCCCCGGACAACGCGATCAAGCTGGGTGCGCGGAGCGTCACCGTGCCCGCGAACGGCACCGCCACCGTCTCACTCACCGTCGCTCCTTCTGCCGGGCCGATCGGCGCCTACGGCGGCTGGGTGACGGCGACTTCCGGCACCTCTGACGTGCGGCTGGTGACGCCGTTCAGCTACTACACCGGTCCCGCCACGCACCGGCTCGGGGTGTCGCTGGTCAACTCGTACGGGACCAAGGAGTTCTTCCCCGGCTACCAGGCCGAGCCCCTCGTGTACGCGATCCCGCTGAAGCGGACGAACAGCCCGGAAGACCCGTTCAACCCATACGGGTACTACTACCTGCACACGGACTATTCGGGTAACGGCGAGTTCTACCTCCCCGCCGGGGAGTACGAGGTGATCGGCGTCGCCAACGAGAGCCGGATCAGCAACCGGACGAGCTGGGTGATCGAGAACGTCCGGCTCGACGGGGACAAGACGGTCACCCTGGACGCGCGCAAGACGGCGCCGATCAGGCCGGAGACGCCGAAGGCGCTGGACGGGGGCGGGAGCGCGTACTACGTGCGCACGTTCACCGACCGCACCCAGCCGGTCTCGCTGTACGGTGCGGTCCTGGGCGGGCAGCAGCTGTACGTCTCGCCGGCGTCTTCGGTGAAGGCGGGCAAGGTACGGCTGTCGCACCAGTGGAACCTGGAGTCTCCGGTGCTCACCTCTGCGACCGCAGGGGCGTTGACCTTGCATCCGGCGTACGACATGGAGGCGATGCGCCGGCTGACCTCCGCCGCAACCTATCCCCTTATTTCAGTCGGAAGAGGTAGACCTGAGGACTTTTCGGGCGTGGACGTGTCCGGGAAGGTCGTTCTCGTCGGAATCCCGGTCGAGGGCAGCTACGTCAACGCGAGCGTCGCGATGGACGACGCCGGCCGTGAGGCCTCCATGCGGGGCGCGGCGGGCGTCATCGGCTTCCTCGACGTCGACGGCGGGCGGGCACGGGTGCCGCTGGGCCCGTCCATGCGGCTGGGATTGAGCGCCGCCGAGGGGCGCGCCGTGCGCTCCGCGCTGGCCGCGGGGCCGGTGTCGCTGCGCCTGGAGCCGTACGCGGGGCCGGCCTCGGTCTACCACCTCCGCTTCGACTCGCGCGGACGCGTGCCTTCCCGGCCCGAGCGGGTCGGCATGAAGGATCTGGTACGGATCAACACCGCGTACCATGCCGACAATCCGGACACCAGCGGCTGGGAGTACGGCGAGTCGACGGCCGGCGAGGAGCCGGGGCGCCTGACGTACGGCGGGTCGCTGCCGATGCCGGTGACCCGTACCGAGTACTTCGGGCCCTTCTCCGATGACGTGGTGTGGTCGCGCACGATCACGAACTCCGGGCTGGTCCTGCACTCCGACGACCGGTTCACCGGGGACGACCGGCGGGTCTCCGAGGAGTGGTTCAAGGCGCCGCTGGTGCCCGCGGCCGCCGACGTGCCCTCGGGGTACCCGGTTTCGGTGCCCTGCTCGCTCTGCCGCGACTCGGATCGTTTCGTGCCCTTCGAGCAGTGGGTGGACTCCGATCCCCGGCACTACACCGACCTGAGCCACGTCACCTCCGAGCCGCGGCTGTCCGTGGGCGGCCAGGAGGTGGCCGCGCAAGGGTGGCGGCCTCGGTACTTCACGGTGCCCGGGTCGGGCGGGGCGTACCGGGTGGAGGCCGTGGACACTCCCGGCCGTGCCCTGTCCCGGACGGTGAGCACGACCTCGCAGTTCACCTCCTCCCCGCCGCCCTCCTCCGGGGCGCCTCGGGGGTATTCGTGCTCGTTCGGGGCCGGGTGTGCGTTCCAGCCTGCCGTCCAGCTCCGGTACGACCTGCCGCTCGACCTGCTGAACCGGGCTCCGGCCGGTCAGACGTTCGCGTTCGACCTGCGGGCGGGGGCGCACTCGGCCGTGCGGCGGGCGCCTGTCGTGAACCGGGTACGGGTGGAGTACTCGGTCGACGACGGGGCGACCTGGCATGACGCGACGCGGGTCAAGAAGCGGGGCGACGGGCGCTTCCGGGTCGAGGTGGCGCATCCTGCGCTGGCGCAGACCGGCGGGTTCGTGTCGCTGCGAGTCACGGCGTCGGACACGGCGGGCGGCTCGACCACCCAGACCATCGACCGGGCTTACGCCCTGAGATGA
- a CDS encoding DUF1877 family protein, with amino-acid sequence MGVCINIDIVRDGKKLGSYDLDDSAHYLRVGLEALGLDGDEIVHGVGGPDGVDAEESEEGLVGRLAPEQVRAFWERLSPVTVGQFMTGLRTTENVNGDDEEYFTLYFADLKEAYSAAVRADAGMAMSWY; translated from the coding sequence GTGGGGGTCTGCATCAACATCGACATCGTCAGGGACGGAAAGAAGCTGGGCAGCTACGACCTCGACGACAGCGCGCACTACCTTCGCGTGGGGCTGGAGGCACTGGGGCTCGACGGCGATGAGATCGTTCACGGGGTGGGGGGTCCGGACGGCGTCGACGCCGAGGAGTCGGAGGAAGGACTCGTGGGCCGGCTCGCCCCCGAACAGGTCAGAGCCTTCTGGGAGCGCCTTTCGCCCGTCACTGTCGGGCAGTTCATGACGGGCCTACGGACGACCGAGAACGTCAACGGCGACGACGAGGAGTACTTCACGCTGTACTTCGCCGACCTCAAGGAGGCGTACAGCGCGGCCGTTCGCGCGGACGCGGGTATGGCGATGTCCTGGTACTGA
- a CDS encoding histidine phosphatase family protein has protein sequence MSRRIVCLRHGQTLWNVEQRFQGHSDIPLDETGVAQAARAASLLASLRPTLIVSSDLQRANDTALALARVVGLDVAVDKDFRERGGGQWEGLTRDEIAARWPEEYVAWEAPDGEPVTDVATRVAGAMRRWAAKLDDDGLLVVASHGAALRLGICELLGLPESLWPALGGLGNCSWSVLQEGRKGWRLLEHNAGTLPEPVHSDDRPDAEV, from the coding sequence ATGAGTAGGCGGATCGTCTGTCTGCGGCACGGGCAGACCTTGTGGAACGTCGAGCAGCGATTCCAGGGGCATTCCGACATCCCCCTCGACGAGACCGGCGTGGCGCAGGCCGCCAGGGCCGCCTCCCTGCTCGCCTCGCTCCGGCCCACCCTGATCGTCTCCTCCGACCTGCAGCGCGCCAACGACACCGCGCTGGCGCTCGCACGCGTCGTGGGGCTCGACGTGGCGGTGGACAAGGACTTCCGCGAGCGTGGCGGTGGTCAATGGGAGGGGCTGACGCGCGACGAGATCGCCGCGCGCTGGCCTGAGGAGTACGTGGCCTGGGAGGCGCCGGACGGAGAGCCTGTCACCGACGTGGCCACCAGAGTGGCCGGCGCCATGCGGCGCTGGGCGGCCAAGCTCGACGACGACGGGCTGCTGGTCGTGGCCTCCCACGGGGCCGCGCTCCGGCTCGGGATCTGCGAGCTGCTCGGGCTGCCCGAGTCGCTGTGGCCGGCGCTGGGCGGTCTGGGCAACTGCTCCTGGTCCGTGCTGCAGGAGGGCCGCAAGGGATGGCGGCTGCTCGAGCACAACGCCGGGACCCTGCCGGAGCCCGTCCACAGCGACGACCGCCCGGACGCCGAGGTATAG
- the rsfS gene encoding ribosome silencing factor, giving the protein MTASDRAAQLVRIAAEAAADKLADDILAYDVSEQLVITDAFLLCSATNDRQVRAIVDEIEERLRAEADAKPVRREGEREGRWVLLDYIDIVVHVQHEEDRTFYALERLWKDCPAISLPESVMQANLQRARA; this is encoded by the coding sequence GTGACCGCATCTGACAGAGCCGCCCAGCTCGTGCGCATCGCCGCGGAGGCCGCGGCCGACAAGCTGGCCGATGACATCCTCGCCTACGACGTGAGCGAACAGCTCGTCATCACTGACGCCTTCCTGCTCTGCTCCGCCACCAACGACCGCCAGGTCCGAGCCATCGTCGACGAGATCGAGGAGCGGCTGCGTGCCGAGGCGGACGCCAAGCCCGTGCGCCGGGAGGGCGAGCGCGAGGGCCGCTGGGTGCTGCTCGACTACATCGACATCGTCGTGCACGTCCAGCACGAGGAAGACCGTACGTTCTACGCGCTCGAGCGCCTGTGGAAGGACTGCCCGGCCATCTCGCTGCCGGAGAGCGTCATGCAGGCCAACCTCCAGCGGGCGCGCGCGTGA
- the nadD gene encoding nicotinate-nucleotide adenylyltransferase, which translates to MMNAPGVQGKRRVGVMGGTFDPIHHGHLVAASEVAHHFDLDEVVFVPTGRPYQKSEREVSAPEDRYLMTVIATASNPRFSVSRVDVDRPGPTFTIDTLRDISEIYGPQVDLFFITGADALGAILGWQNADELFELAHFVGCTRPGHTLHDPGLPAGRVTLLEIPALAISSSECRQRVAKGEPIWYLVPDGIVQYINKRGLYHGEG; encoded by the coding sequence ATGATGAATGCGCCTGGTGTGCAGGGGAAGCGGCGAGTTGGAGTGATGGGTGGGACGTTCGATCCCATCCACCACGGCCACCTCGTGGCTGCCAGCGAGGTGGCTCACCACTTCGACCTGGACGAAGTCGTCTTCGTACCGACCGGCCGGCCGTACCAGAAGTCGGAGCGCGAGGTGTCGGCGCCGGAGGACCGCTACCTGATGACGGTCATCGCGACCGCGTCCAATCCGCGTTTCTCGGTGAGCCGGGTGGACGTAGATCGGCCTGGGCCGACCTTCACTATCGACACTTTGCGCGATATTTCGGAAATTTACGGTCCGCAGGTTGACCTGTTCTTCATCACCGGCGCCGACGCCCTCGGCGCCATCCTGGGCTGGCAGAACGCCGACGAGCTCTTCGAGCTGGCGCACTTCGTCGGCTGTACGCGGCCGGGGCACACGCTGCACGATCCCGGGCTGCCCGCGGGCCGGGTGACGTTGCTGGAGATTCCCGCACTGGCCATCTCGTCGTCCGAGTGCCGGCAACGCGTGGCCAAGGGAGAGCCGATCTGGTATCTGGTGCCCGACGGCATCGTCCAGTACATCAACAAGCGGGGGCTGTATCACGGCGAGGGGTGA
- a CDS encoding M48 family metallopeptidase, with amino-acid sequence MPGMTTTPDRNRVQLPGISSRAYEHPADRSALVALRKLSGFDTVLKQMSGLISERRLRLMYLASAVRVSETQFRSIYDMGRDAAYTLDLHRIPEIYIQQDPAVQAKAIGFDDPFIVVTTGLLNLMNEEEQRFVIGHETSHILSGHAVYRTMLDILTRLATRVAWIPLGYIGLRAIVAGLEEWYRKSELSSDRGGLLTGQNPEAAKRALMKLAGGDYTHEMNIEAFLEQYQEYDTAGDLRDGFLKVLNLLGTTHPFAVVRVAELDKWQRSGEYDRILGGDYPRREDDSNARVTDEIKAAAESYRASWSQSQDPFIGVLRDVAEGAVNAGERIFNRFSRRDGGQG; translated from the coding sequence ATGCCGGGCATGACGACCACCCCGGACCGCAACCGCGTCCAACTGCCCGGCATCTCGTCCCGAGCCTACGAACACCCCGCAGACCGGTCCGCCCTGGTCGCTCTGCGTAAGTTGAGTGGGTTCGACACGGTTCTCAAGCAGATGTCCGGCCTCATCAGCGAGCGCCGGCTGCGCCTGATGTACCTGGCGTCGGCCGTGCGCGTGAGCGAGACCCAGTTCCGCTCCATCTACGACATGGGCCGCGACGCCGCCTACACCCTCGACCTGCACCGGATCCCGGAGATCTACATCCAGCAGGATCCGGCGGTCCAGGCCAAGGCGATCGGCTTCGACGACCCGTTCATCGTCGTCACCACCGGTCTGCTCAACCTCATGAACGAGGAGGAGCAGCGCTTCGTCATCGGCCACGAGACCTCGCACATCCTGTCGGGGCACGCGGTCTACCGGACGATGCTCGACATCCTGACCCGCCTCGCCACCCGCGTCGCCTGGATCCCGCTCGGCTACATCGGCCTGCGGGCGATCGTCGCGGGCCTGGAGGAGTGGTACCGCAAGTCCGAGCTCTCGTCCGACCGCGGCGGCCTGCTCACGGGGCAGAACCCCGAGGCGGCCAAGCGCGCGCTGATGAAGCTGGCCGGCGGCGACTACACCCACGAGATGAACATCGAGGCGTTCCTGGAGCAGTACCAGGAATACGACACCGCGGGCGACCTTCGCGACGGCTTCCTCAAGGTCCTCAACCTGCTCGGCACCACCCACCCGTTCGCGGTGGTACGCGTGGCCGAGCTGGACAAGTGGCAGCGCAGCGGCGAGTACGACCGCATCCTGGGCGGGGACTACCCGCGCAGGGAGGACGACTCCAACGCACGAGTGACCGACGAGATCAAGGCGGCGGCCGAGTCCTACCGCGCGTCCTGGTCGCAGTCGCAGGACCCGTTCATCGGCGTTCTGCGCGACGTGGCCGAGGGCGCCGTGAACGCGGGCGAGCGCATCTTCAACCGCTTCTCGCGCCGCGACGGCGGCCAGGGCTGA
- a CDS encoding serine/threonine-protein kinase: MTKLGKVGPYTLVERLGRGGMGEVYLAHNRRGERVALKVLHDLAEDQTHRVRLEREVRALRRVESPYVAKVLDADLNGARPYLVMEHIEGVTLLDRVRQSGPLDVSELVDMAQGIAAALAIIHAAGVVHRDLKPGNIIMGAQGPVLIDFGIAQVLDATRLTMTGTFLGTPGYTAPEIFADEQVDSPADVHAWAATVAFAATGRPTFGRGTAEAQMYAVLNGQADLKGVPVELLPLVRAALNREPCKRPTAALLADRLSRLARATSGATSAGDAEPAPDEGKTGRATPEENKSARSRANTDSKVPAPRSRPNADGKGSAARTPGTDGKTTGARNRTGADGAATRSRTGTDGKGAAVRSRAEVPPPRGRASADGKAAATRSKMPAARQRTAAAVRSRPQVRGKTGLRAESATTLPAGNGALLLLAVLAVPCVVTSVIWPIASIAITTVFVVLTRTLWMSHWMVRKRSSRRTRVALRVLLFPFALVGAGSTAAVWPGVPVALAAGGALWVTGGGVIDSDWWQQPAPVTVAGVVFGMLCGGFAGREIERIGHRLPDLRREGLRALAVLGGFVALCAAAVRAIALLL, encoded by the coding sequence GTGACTAAGCTCGGCAAGGTCGGGCCGTACACCCTGGTCGAGCGGCTCGGCCGAGGTGGCATGGGTGAGGTCTACCTCGCCCACAACCGCCGCGGCGAACGCGTCGCGCTCAAGGTCCTGCACGACCTGGCCGAAGACCAGACCCACCGCGTCAGGCTGGAGCGGGAGGTCCGCGCGCTGCGCAGGGTCGAGAGCCCGTACGTGGCCAAGGTGCTCGACGCCGACCTCAACGGCGCCCGCCCCTACCTGGTCATGGAGCACATCGAGGGCGTCACGCTGCTCGACCGCGTACGCCAGAGCGGCCCCCTCGACGTGTCCGAGCTCGTGGACATGGCGCAGGGCATCGCCGCGGCGCTCGCGATCATCCACGCGGCCGGGGTCGTGCACCGCGACCTCAAGCCCGGCAACATCATCATGGGCGCGCAGGGGCCGGTGCTCATCGACTTCGGCATCGCGCAGGTGCTCGACGCGACCCGGCTCACCATGACGGGGACGTTCCTCGGCACGCCCGGCTACACCGCGCCGGAGATCTTCGCCGACGAGCAGGTCGACTCGCCTGCCGACGTGCACGCCTGGGCGGCGACGGTGGCGTTCGCGGCGACGGGGCGGCCGACGTTCGGGCGGGGGACGGCCGAGGCGCAGATGTACGCGGTGCTGAACGGGCAGGCCGACCTCAAGGGCGTGCCCGTCGAACTGCTGCCGCTCGTGCGCGCCGCGCTCAACCGGGAGCCCTGCAAGCGGCCCACGGCGGCGCTGCTGGCCGACCGGCTGTCGCGGCTGGCCAGAGCAACCAGCGGGGCCACCAGCGCGGGCGATGCAGAGCCCGCCCCTGATGAGGGCAAGACGGGCCGTGCCACTCCCGAGGAGAACAAGTCCGCGCGCAGCCGGGCGAACACGGACAGCAAGGTTCCCGCGCCGCGTTCCCGGCCGAACGCTGATGGGAAGGGCTCAGCGGCTCGCACGCCGGGTACGGACGGCAAGACCACCGGAGCGCGGAACCGTACCGGGGCGGACGGGGCCGCGACTCGGAGCCGTACCGGGACCGATGGGAAGGGCGCGGCGGTCCGGAGCCGGGCCGAGGTGCCGCCGCCGCGCGGCCGGGCGAGCGCGGACGGTAAGGCCGCTGCCACGCGGTCCAAGATGCCCGCGGCCCGCCAGCGCACGGCGGCGGCCGTCCGGAGCCGGCCGCAGGTGCGCGGCAAGACCGGGCTCAGGGCCGAGTCGGCCACCACGCTGCCCGCGGGTAACGGCGCGCTGCTGCTGCTCGCCGTGCTGGCCGTGCCGTGCGTGGTGACCTCGGTGATCTGGCCGATCGCCTCCATCGCCATCACCACGGTGTTCGTGGTGCTGACCCGTACGCTCTGGATGAGCCACTGGATGGTCAGGAAGCGCAGCTCGCGGCGTACGCGGGTGGCGCTGCGCGTGCTGCTCTTCCCGTTCGCCCTGGTGGGCGCGGGCTCGACCGCCGCGGTGTGGCCGGGCGTGCCCGTCGCGCTGGCCGCGGGTGGCGCGCTCTGGGTGACCGGCGGAGGAGTGATCGACTCCGACTGGTGGCAGCAGCCCGCGCCCGTGACGGTGGCGGGCGTGGTGTTCGGGATGCTGTGCGGCGGTTTCGCCGGGCGTGAGATCGAGCGGATCGGGCATCGACTGCCTGACCTGCGTAGGGAAGGACTGCGCGCACTGGCCGTGCTGGGCGGGTTCGTCGCCCTGTGCGCGGCCGCCGTGCGCGCCATCGCCCTCTTGCTCTGA
- a CDS encoding glutamate-5-semialdehyde dehydrogenase, whose translation MSTEFLKVAHAAREAAAELAPLPRAPKDEALRVVADALVAHAAEIVEANAKDVEQARAQGTSEAMIDRLRLDEARVGKIAEAVRQVADLPDPIGEVVRGSTLPNGLELRQLRVPLGVIGIIYEGRPNVTVDAAALCLKSGNAVLLRGSSSAYSSNTALVKVMQDALEGTEVPAGAVQLVPGQTRDSVKELMRARGLVDVLIPRGGASLINSVVEESTVPVIETGVGNCHVYVDAEADVDLAVQILLNAKAQRPSVCNAAETFLVHEDIADAFLPRALSALAEAGVTVHGDERVAGHGSGVVPVTEDDFYAEYLSLDIAAAVVGSLEEAVAHIRKYGSAHTEAIVTRSQRAARRFVSLVDSAAVAVNASTRFTDGGEFGFGAEIGISTQKLHARGPMGLPELTSTKWVYTGEGHLRTSEGTVVAG comes from the coding sequence ATGAGCACAGAGTTCTTGAAGGTCGCCCACGCGGCACGAGAGGCCGCCGCCGAGCTGGCCCCACTGCCGCGGGCGCCCAAGGACGAGGCGCTGCGTGTTGTCGCCGACGCCCTGGTCGCGCACGCGGCGGAGATCGTCGAGGCCAACGCCAAGGACGTCGAGCAGGCCAGGGCGCAGGGCACGTCCGAGGCGATGATCGACCGGCTGCGGCTGGACGAGGCCAGGGTCGGGAAGATCGCCGAGGCCGTTCGCCAGGTGGCCGACCTGCCCGACCCGATCGGCGAGGTCGTACGCGGCTCCACCCTGCCCAACGGGCTCGAGTTGCGCCAGCTCAGGGTGCCGCTCGGCGTCATCGGCATCATCTACGAGGGCCGGCCCAACGTGACCGTCGACGCCGCCGCGCTCTGCCTCAAGAGCGGCAACGCGGTGCTGCTCAGGGGCTCCTCCAGCGCCTACTCCTCCAACACGGCCCTGGTGAAGGTCATGCAGGACGCCCTGGAGGGCACCGAGGTCCCCGCGGGGGCCGTGCAGCTCGTGCCGGGGCAGACCCGCGACTCCGTCAAGGAGCTCATGCGGGCGCGCGGCCTGGTGGACGTGCTGATCCCGCGCGGCGGCGCATCGCTGATCAACTCGGTGGTCGAGGAGTCGACGGTGCCGGTCATCGAGACCGGCGTCGGAAACTGCCACGTCTACGTCGACGCCGAGGCCGACGTCGATCTGGCCGTGCAGATTTTGCTCAACGCCAAGGCGCAGCGGCCGTCGGTCTGCAACGCGGCCGAGACGTTCCTCGTGCACGAGGACATCGCCGACGCGTTCCTACCGCGGGCCCTGTCGGCGCTCGCGGAGGCGGGCGTGACCGTGCACGGTGACGAGCGCGTCGCCGGCCACGGGTCCGGCGTCGTGCCCGTCACCGAGGACGACTTCTACGCCGAATACCTCTCGCTCGACATCGCCGCCGCCGTCGTCGGCTCGCTGGAGGAGGCGGTGGCCCACATCAGGAAGTACGGCTCCGCCCACACCGAGGCGATCGTCACCCGGTCGCAACGGGCGGCGCGCAGGTTCGTCTCGCTCGTCGACTCGGCGGCCGTGGCGGTCAACGCCTCGACCAGGTTCACCGACGGCGGGGAGTTCGGGTTCGGGGCCGAGATCGGCATCTCCACGCAGAAGCTGCACGCGCGCGGCCCGATGGGGCTCCCCGAGCTCACCTCCACCAAGTGGGTCTATACCGGTGAGGGGCATTTGCGCACGTCAGAGGGCACGGTGGTGGCCGGTTAG